A section of the Acanthopagrus latus isolate v.2019 chromosome 20, fAcaLat1.1, whole genome shotgun sequence genome encodes:
- the LOC119009478 gene encoding alpha-N-acetylgalactosaminide alpha-2,6-sialyltransferase 1-like, with amino-acid sequence MVLQTSRIFTLLLVSIVATVFLVLSWGRLSRNISWTTLAREATHRAQKAKTDQTTAATHAAAGETPMPILSRESFSKFPQWDFEDVYNRDAPPRHTACAQSVQNSEDESFRKAFLPNIRLFMHKDDINMSEWNRLSHFNNPFGFMGFKHDDVMASVKLIPKPKEPLLDTKPGGDGCVRCAVVGTAGILNGSRMGKEIDAHDYVFRMNGAVTKGYEEDVGNRTSVYVHTAHAITRSLSLLKKYGYTSTPNDEGIKYVMIPEGMRDFYWLEGLFKGEKVSAGQYHNKQPRMYYGGQYNESRFYVLHQDFLRYVRNRFLMSATLNTSSWAMVRPTNGAFTLFLALHTCDIVSAYGFMTEDYKKYSNYYFERTAKTSVVFYLNHDYILEKNLWTKLHNSKIIRLYQRADSETGTEELKPH; translated from the exons ATGGTGCTCCAGACCTCCAGGATTTTTACTTTGCTGCTTGTGAGCATAGTTGCTActgtatttttagttttatCATGGGGACGTTTGTCAAGAAACATCAG CTGGACCACTTTGGCAAGAGAAGCTACACACAGAG cacaaaaagcaaaaactgaCCAAACGACAGCGGCCACGCACGCCGCCGCGGGTGAGACTCCCATGCCCATCCTCTCCAGAGAATCCTTCAGCAAGTTTCCTCAGTGGGACTTTGAGGATGTTTATAACAGGGATGCTCCACCCAGACACACT GCGTGTGCTCAGTCTGTACAAAACTCTGAGGACGAGAGCTTCAGGAAGGCATTTCTTCCCAACATTCGCCTGTTTATGCACAAAGACGACATCAACATGAGCGAGTGGAACCGACTTTCACACTTCAACAACCCTTTTGGATTTATGGGATTCAAGCATGACG ACGTGATGGCTTCAGTGAAGTTGATCCCAAAGCCAAAGGAGCCCCTGCTGGACACAAAGCCAGGCGGTGACGGGTGTGTGCGCTGTGCTGTGGTGGGCACTGCGGGGATCCTCAATGGCTCTCGAATGGGGAAAGAAATCGACGCTCACGATTACGTGTTTAG gatGAACGGTGCGGTCACTAAGGGTTATGAGGAGGACGTAGGAAACAGAACATCTGTGTACGTTCACACGGCCCACGCCATCACCAGGTCGCTGAGTCTGCTCAAGAAGTATGGATACACATCCACCCCCAATGACGAG GGTATAAAATACGTGATGATTCCAGAGGGAATGAGGGATTTCTATTGGCTCGAGGGTCTTTTCAAAGGAGAAAAAGTCTCAGCTGGACAATATCACAACAAACA GCCGAGGATGTACTACGGCGGGCAATACAATGAGAGCCGCTTCTATGTTCTGCACCAGGATTTCCTCAGATACGTACGGAACAG GTTCTTAATGTCTGCTACTCTGAACACTTCATCCTGGGCAATGGTCAGACCGACCAACGGGGCGTTCACTCTGTTCCTGGCTCTGCACACCTGTGACATT GTGTCAGCGTATGGATTCATGACTGAGGACTACAAGAAATACTCTAACTACTATTTTGAAAGGACTGCTAAAACAAGTGTTGTTTTCTACCTCAACCACGACTATATCCTGGAGAAGAATCTGTGGACAAAACTCCACAACAGCAAAATAATACGGCTTTATCAAAGAGCGGACTCAGAAACAGGGACAGAAGAGCTGAAGCCACACTGA